One Ficedula albicollis isolate OC2 chromosome Z, FicAlb1.5, whole genome shotgun sequence DNA window includes the following coding sequences:
- the CENPH gene encoding centromere protein H gives MECNAAVLAEKENFLDYPIEENSIQSDTKKLQDAIEKAKGSFQNKTLALQRIQIMDALRKKLKQDDKDSRLILETIKHILLLSRTIIEYQQQARQKEEELIDIKRKRLLLKNREHKLQEMQTTMKKEKEKKESVNGVEIQEMHETLERARETTTILQNVLQGIIFGSTVNWAEYPSLKEIVLQLEKNVYFQ, from the exons ATGGAGTGCAACGCTGCCGTTCTTGCCG agaaagaaaatttccttgATTATCCAATTGAAGAAAATTCTATCCAGAG TGacacaaaaaaattgcaagaCGCTATAGAGAAAGCAAAAGGCTCTTTCCAGAACAAGACATTGGCCTTGCAAAG AATCCAAATTATGGATGCCTTgagaaagaaattgaaacaaGATGATAAGGACTCACG GCTGATCTTGGAAACAATAAAACACATACTGTTGCTTAGCCGGACAATAATTGAATATCAGCAG caagcACGTCAGAAGGAAGAAGAGTTGATTgacattaaaaggaaaagacttT TACTAAAAAACAGAGAACACAAACTACAGGAAATGCAGACCAcgatgaaaaaggaaaaggagaaaaaagaaagtgtgaATGGTGTTGAAATACAGGAGATGCATGAAACATtagagagagcaagagagacAACTACAATACTTCAAAATGTGCTCCAG GGCATCATATTTGGAAGCACAGTTAACTGGGCAGAATATCCATCTTTAAAGGAAATTGTTCTACAGCTTGAAAAAAATGTCTATTTTCAGTGA